One segment of Kwoniella newhampshirensis strain CBS 13917 chromosome 10 map unlocalized Ctg14, whole genome shotgun sequence DNA contains the following:
- a CDS encoding proteasome subunit beta type-5: MNSVLSQLQPPAPHLGLDQEEDEFTSSDPSAWGSMGGFGNLARNGGVQGMSIPRVNDPTAFLDLHTDNMSSNPEAKIKIAHGTTTLAFRFQGGIIVAVDSRATAGSYIASGTVKKVIEINKFLLGTMAGGAADCQYWETYLGMQCRLYELRNKERISVAAASKILSNIVYQYKGMGLSMGTMVCGWDKTGPCIFYVDDDGQRLKGDLFSVGSGSTFAYGVLDQGYRWDLTDEEAQELGRRSIVAAGHRDAYSGNTSNVFHVRENGWEFIGNYDVNELWYEYEVKKKAAREAAAPAASPMAVEA; this comes from the exons ATGAACTCCGTCTTATCACAACTACAACCCCCCGCACCCCATCTCGGACTCgatcaggaggaagatgagttCACTAGCTCTGATCCGTCAGCATGGGGAAGTATGGGAGGGTTCGGTAATCTGGCCAGAAATGGGGGTGTACAAGGGATGAGCATTCCCCGTGTCaacgat CCCACTGCCTTCCTCGACCTACACACTGATAACATGTCCTCCAACCCCGAagcgaagatcaagatcgcACACGGTACCACCACCCTGGCATTCCGATTCCAAGGAGGTATCATCGTCGCTGTCGATTCGAGAGCCACCGCTGGAAGTTAtatcg cttcggGAACCGTGAAGAAGGTCATTGAGATCAACAAATTCCTCTTGGGAACTATGGCGGGTGGTGCGGCGGACTGTCAATACTG GGAAACATATCTCGGTATGCAATGTCGACTTTACGAGCTGAGAAACAAGGAGAGAATCTCGGTAGCGGCTGCATCCAAGATCCTATCGAACATCGTCTACCAGTACAAGGGAATGGGTCTGAGTATG GGAACAATGGTCTGCGGATGGGACAAGACTGGGCCGTGTATCTTCTAcgtggacgatgatgggcAGAGACTGAAGGGCGATCTATTCTCCGTCGGATCTGGTAGTACCTTCGCCTACGGTGTGCTCgatcag GGATACCGATGGGATCTGACCGACGAGGAGGCTCAAGAACTCGGAAGACGGTCGATCGTCGCTGCCGGTCATCGAGATGCCTATTCAGGTAACACCTCCAATGTCTTCCACGTCAGAGAAAATGGATGGGAGTTCATCG GAAACTACGATGTCAACGAGCTGTGGTACGAGTACGaagtcaagaagaaggcagcGAGAGAAGCGGCTGCACCGGCTGCTTCACCTATGGCTGTAGAGGCGTAG